A DNA window from Mesorhizobium sp. C432A contains the following coding sequences:
- a CDS encoding xanthine dehydrogenase family protein molybdopterin-binding subunit, with product MTIHDPRTRHGDASDGTADQVGGRLSRVDGPAKITGAAKYAVEQQLDGLAYGVLVESTVAAGKVRSIDTSAAEAAPGVLKVLTPDTIMSLRTASDWFGTPPPDKPYCPLARDITFSGQHVAAVIAETFEQAVAAAAMVKVSYDETPAIVDLSDAKAGDGIPIAAMTKEWGDAQAAFAVAPVRVCGAYNTPREYQAPMEPHGLIARWEGDKLTVWEPSQWVDGMARTYAEWFGLPFENVRLVSPYIGGGFGSKALALGHGAVAAAAAEMLGRPVRVVMTRPQTFTGYGGRAATRQTVTIGADRDGKIQSIVHRGVNETSIDGMWVEPLGVVTSIMYATPNFSSKQNVVRVNSVVPGAMRAPGENPSAFGIESAIDELAYEVGIDPLEIRLRNYAEQDPHAKKAWSTRQLREAFAAGAERFGWAQRTPKPRSMRDGNQLIGWGVAAGSYPVRRAYGEAIVRILANGSVEVESSSIDMGQGTYTILAQTAAETVGVAADHVVVKLGDSRYPRAGVAGGSRLAGVMTGAVYKAATSALDQLVGLAISDSRSPFHALQANTLVVANGRIRSPRGDGPDVSIAELLASVGRDRIEATGDTMPANSTAEDRYKNYTTIAAALPHTEGDYSRHSWCAHFIEVRVDEDFGTVRVSRVVSALDSGRLYNPKLAESQWKGGIIMGIGQALLEEGIVDRRHGRIVNNNLGDYLVPTNADIPDIEVISVGIPDLHSSVLGGKGVGELAIVGVAPAIANAVFHAAGKRIRDLPITLEKLI from the coding sequence ATGACCATTCACGACCCAAGAACTCGGCACGGCGACGCTTCGGACGGCACTGCCGATCAGGTTGGCGGGCGGCTGTCGCGCGTCGACGGCCCGGCCAAGATTACCGGTGCGGCAAAATACGCCGTCGAACAGCAGCTCGACGGGCTTGCCTATGGCGTGCTGGTGGAAAGCACTGTCGCCGCCGGCAAGGTACGTTCGATCGACACGTCAGCTGCCGAGGCGGCCCCTGGCGTGCTCAAGGTGCTGACGCCCGATACCATCATGAGCCTGCGGACCGCATCGGACTGGTTCGGCACGCCGCCGCCCGACAAACCCTACTGCCCGCTGGCGCGCGACATCACCTTTTCGGGCCAGCATGTCGCCGCGGTCATCGCGGAGACTTTCGAGCAGGCCGTCGCGGCAGCGGCGATGGTCAAGGTCAGCTATGACGAGACGCCGGCCATCGTAGACCTCAGCGACGCCAAGGCCGGTGACGGCATTCCGATCGCCGCCATGACCAAGGAATGGGGCGATGCGCAGGCCGCTTTCGCCGTTGCCCCGGTGCGCGTCTGCGGCGCCTACAACACGCCGCGCGAATATCAGGCGCCGATGGAGCCGCATGGCCTCATCGCCCGCTGGGAGGGCGACAAGCTCACCGTGTGGGAACCAAGCCAGTGGGTCGACGGTATGGCCCGCACCTATGCCGAATGGTTCGGCCTGCCTTTCGAGAATGTGCGGCTGGTCTCGCCCTATATCGGTGGCGGCTTCGGCTCCAAGGCGCTGGCGCTCGGCCACGGCGCGGTAGCGGCTGCCGCAGCCGAGATGCTGGGACGGCCCGTGAGGGTGGTCATGACTCGGCCACAGACTTTTACCGGCTATGGCGGCCGTGCCGCGACCCGCCAGACGGTGACGATCGGCGCCGACCGTGACGGAAAAATCCAGTCGATCGTGCATCGCGGCGTCAATGAAACGTCGATCGACGGCATGTGGGTCGAGCCGTTGGGCGTGGTCACCTCGATCATGTATGCGACGCCCAACTTCTCCTCGAAGCAGAATGTCGTGCGGGTGAATTCGGTGGTGCCCGGCGCCATGCGCGCGCCGGGCGAAAACCCTAGCGCCTTCGGCATCGAAAGCGCCATTGACGAGCTCGCCTACGAGGTCGGCATCGATCCGCTGGAGATCCGGCTGAGGAATTACGCCGAGCAGGATCCGCACGCAAAAAAGGCCTGGTCGACGCGGCAGTTGCGCGAGGCTTTCGCCGCTGGCGCCGAACGCTTCGGCTGGGCCCAGCGCACGCCCAAACCGCGTTCGATGCGCGATGGCAACCAGCTGATCGGCTGGGGCGTCGCCGCCGGCTCCTATCCGGTGCGGCGCGCTTACGGCGAGGCCATCGTGCGTATCCTTGCCAACGGCTCGGTCGAGGTCGAAAGCTCCTCGATCGACATGGGCCAGGGCACCTACACGATCCTGGCGCAGACGGCGGCCGAAACGGTAGGCGTGGCGGCCGACCATGTCGTGGTGAAGCTCGGTGATTCCCGGTATCCCCGCGCCGGCGTAGCCGGCGGGTCGCGGCTGGCCGGCGTGATGACGGGCGCGGTCTACAAGGCGGCGACATCGGCGCTCGACCAGCTGGTTGGTCTGGCGATCAGCGATTCGCGCTCGCCCTTCCACGCGCTGCAGGCCAACACGCTGGTCGTCGCCAACGGCCGCATCAGGTCGCCGCGCGGCGATGGTCCCGATGTCTCGATTGCCGAGCTGCTGGCCAGCGTCGGCCGCGACCGCATCGAAGCCACCGGCGACACCATGCCGGCGAACTCGACCGCCGAGGATCGCTACAAGAACTACACCACCATCGCGGCGGCGCTGCCGCACACCGAGGGCGACTATTCGCGCCACTCCTGGTGCGCGCATTTCATCGAGGTGCGCGTCGACGAGGATTTCGGCACGGTGCGCGTGTCGCGCGTGGTATCGGCGCTGGATTCGGGCCGGCTCTACAACCCCAAGCTGGCCGAAAGCCAGTGGAAGGGCGGCATCATCATGGGCATCGGCCAGGCGCTGCTTGAAGAAGGCATTGTCGACCGGAGGCATGGCCGCATCGTCAACAACAATCTCGGCGACTATCTGGTGCCGACCAATGCCGACATCCCCGATATCGAGGTCATCTCGGTCGGCATTCCCGACCTGCACTCCTCTGTGCTCGGCGGCAAGGGTGTGGGCGAACTGGCCATCGTCGGCGTAGCGCCGGCGATCGCCAACGCGGTGTTCCACGCAGCTGGAAAAAGGATACGCGACCTCCCGATCACGCTGGAGAAGTTGATCTAG
- a CDS encoding xanthine dehydrogenase family protein subunit M, with protein sequence MRDFSYVRAHSIDAARQAAALPGAMLLAGGTTLVDLAKCGVAEPESLVDITHLKGLDAIKVDADSAMIGALAKMSHVADHAEIKSRFPAVSEALWQAASAQLRNMATIGGNLMQRTRCPYFRDPANFSACNKRSAGSGCSAIGGVTRGHAVLGTSDACIAMYPGDLATALVAFDAVVHLGERQVAVDDFFLLPGATPDREHAIQPGEMITAISIPASAAARRSTYLKVRDRQSYEFAAASAAVGIDFEADGRTIRDLRVALGGVATKPWRAHAVEAALKGKVPSEDRVRAASLLAVEGAVDHGANHYKIELAPRVVARAILKTGAMA encoded by the coding sequence ATGAGGGATTTTTCCTACGTTCGCGCCCATAGCATCGACGCCGCACGCCAAGCTGCCGCCCTGCCCGGCGCCATGCTGCTTGCCGGCGGCACGACGCTGGTCGATCTCGCCAAATGCGGCGTTGCCGAACCCGAGAGCCTGGTCGACATCACCCATCTCAAAGGGCTCGACGCCATCAAGGTCGACGCTGACAGTGCCATGATCGGCGCGCTGGCCAAGATGAGCCACGTCGCCGACCATGCCGAGATCAAGAGCCGCTTTCCCGCGGTCTCCGAAGCGCTGTGGCAGGCGGCTTCCGCGCAACTGCGCAACATGGCGACCATCGGCGGCAATCTGATGCAGCGCACGCGCTGCCCCTATTTCCGCGATCCCGCGAATTTTTCCGCCTGCAACAAGCGCTCGGCCGGCAGCGGCTGCTCGGCGATCGGCGGCGTCACCCGCGGCCATGCCGTGCTCGGCACCAGCGACGCCTGCATCGCCATGTATCCCGGCGATCTCGCCACCGCGCTGGTCGCCTTCGACGCCGTGGTTCATCTTGGCGAACGCCAGGTTGCCGTCGACGACTTCTTTCTCCTGCCCGGCGCCACGCCCGACAGGGAACATGCCATCCAACCGGGCGAGATGATCACGGCCATCAGCATCCCGGCTTCAGCCGCCGCCCGGCGGTCGACCTATCTCAAGGTTCGCGACCGGCAGTCCTATGAGTTCGCGGCTGCAAGCGCCGCGGTCGGCATCGACTTCGAAGCCGATGGCCGCACCATTCGCGACCTGCGCGTCGCGCTGGGCGGCGTCGCGACGAAGCCGTGGCGGGCGCACGCCGTGGAAGCGGCGTTGAAGGGCAAGGTGCCCAGCGAAGACAGGGTGCGGGCCGCCAGCTTGCTCGCCGTGGAAGGCGCCGTCGACCACGGCGCCAACCACTACAAGATCGAACTGGCGCCGCGCGTCGTTGCCCGCGCCATCCTCAAGACGGGAGCCATGGCATGA
- a CDS encoding (2Fe-2S)-binding protein, whose product MTDQTKSTTIPIRLTINGHSHELQVEPRVTLLDALRDRLDLTGTKKGCDQGQCGACTVHVEGQRVLSCLTLAAQAEGREITTIEGLAGDDGTLNAVQAAFLDQDAFQCGYCTPGQIMSAVACIREGHAGSDDEIREYMAGNLCRCGAYPHIVAAVRQAALEVAS is encoded by the coding sequence ATGACCGACCAAACCAAATCCACCACTATCCCAATCCGTCTCACCATCAACGGACACAGTCACGAACTGCAGGTCGAGCCGCGCGTCACGCTGCTCGATGCATTGCGTGATCGCCTCGACCTGACCGGCACCAAGAAGGGTTGCGACCAGGGCCAGTGCGGCGCCTGCACGGTGCATGTCGAGGGACAGCGCGTGCTGTCCTGCCTGACGCTTGCAGCACAAGCCGAAGGCCGCGAGATCACCACCATCGAAGGATTGGCCGGCGATGACGGCACGCTCAACGCGGTTCAGGCTGCTTTCCTCGACCAGGATGCTTTCCAGTGCGGCTACTGCACGCCCGGACAGATCATGTCGGCGGTGGCCTGCATCCGCGAGGGCCATGCCGGCTCGGATGACGAGATCCGCGAATACATGGCCGGCAATCTGTGCCGCTGCGGAGCCTATCCGCACATCGTTGCCGCCGTGCGCCAGGCGGCACTGGAGGTCGCGTCATGA
- a CDS encoding LysR family transcriptional regulator, which translates to MQQSHDPASLAEMAAFAAITEARSFTKAALRVGRDSTVLSRRLQSLEQRLGVRLLHRTTRSVSLTEAGAEFLVRVRAILASVDEAEAAASAHASGTPRGLLRLALPGTFGRMWIGPLLPHFLATFPDVRIEAEFSNRFVDLVAENFDVAVRLGALEDSRLVARKIATRRRLLCAAPSYLARRGAPEAPEALTEHACLGFSGFQTFPTWEMTDSSGRRVNVEVSGPMVCDDAEVLVEAAVQGLGLMMSTDWLVGRELADGRLVPLLEDWTLADEGAVYVVMPSARGQAAKTRAFADWIGKRFAPEPPWTSRPVSKA; encoded by the coding sequence ATGCAGCAATCACACGACCCCGCCAGCCTTGCCGAAATGGCCGCCTTTGCGGCCATCACCGAAGCGCGCTCCTTCACCAAGGCAGCGTTGCGCGTCGGGCGCGACTCGACGGTTCTGTCACGCCGCCTGCAATCGCTGGAGCAGCGGCTCGGCGTGCGGCTGCTGCACCGGACCACCCGAAGCGTATCGTTGACGGAGGCGGGAGCGGAGTTCCTGGTACGCGTCCGCGCCATCCTGGCCTCGGTAGACGAAGCCGAGGCTGCTGCTTCCGCGCATGCCAGCGGGACGCCGCGCGGCTTGCTGCGGCTGGCGCTGCCGGGAACCTTTGGGCGTATGTGGATCGGGCCGCTGTTGCCGCACTTTCTAGCGACGTTCCCGGATGTCCGCATCGAGGCCGAGTTCTCCAACCGGTTCGTCGATCTCGTTGCAGAGAACTTCGATGTCGCCGTCCGTCTCGGCGCGCTGGAGGACTCGCGCCTGGTGGCGCGCAAGATCGCGACACGGCGGCGGTTGCTGTGCGCTGCTCCCTCCTACCTCGCCCGCAGGGGCGCGCCGGAAGCGCCGGAAGCGCTGACCGAACACGCCTGCCTCGGCTTCTCCGGCTTCCAGACCTTTCCCACCTGGGAGATGACCGACAGTTCGGGCCGCCGCGTTAACGTCGAAGTCTCGGGGCCGATGGTTTGCGACGATGCCGAAGTGCTGGTCGAAGCCGCGGTGCAAGGCCTCGGCCTGATGATGAGCACCGATTGGCTGGTCGGGCGCGAACTCGCCGACGGACGGCTGGTGCCGTTGCTGGAGGACTGGACGCTGGCCGACGAAGGCGCTGTCTATGTCGTCATGCCCTCGGCCAGGGGACAAGCCGCCAAGACACGCGCCTTCGCCGACTGGATCGGTAAGCGCTTCGCGCCGGAGCCGCCCTGGACGTCGAGGCCGGTCTCAAAGGCTTGA
- a CDS encoding NAD(P)-dependent alcohol dehydrogenase: MKAIELTAAKLDAFRATTIATPEPQRGEVLIRQRAASLNFVDVAVASGNYRVPGFPLIPVADGAGEIVALGEGVTDFAVGDRVVAHAKPRWIGGPPRPNEMTQMRGISLPGSLAEYVALPANSLVPVPARLSFEAASTLPIAATTAWNAVRAADVGPGSVVVLLGTGGVSIFTLQLAKAAGATVIITSSSDEKLERAKALGADHLINYRATPDWDGKVLELTGGLGADLVVETAGTATFARAVNATAPGGTLFTIGFVTGAEATVDLLPIIIKALKVVGNNTGSVSDLRAAVRAIAAARIGPVVDKVFSQEQAAEAYAHMSAGGQHFGKLAFSLEW, translated from the coding sequence ATGAAAGCCATCGAACTGACCGCCGCCAAACTGGACGCCTTTCGCGCCACCACCATTGCCACGCCTGAACCGCAGCGCGGCGAAGTGCTGATCCGCCAGCGCGCCGCGAGCCTGAATTTCGTCGATGTGGCGGTGGCCAGCGGCAATTATCGCGTGCCCGGCTTTCCGCTCATTCCCGTCGCCGACGGCGCCGGCGAGATCGTCGCGCTGGGGGAGGGCGTTACGGATTTCGCCGTCGGCGATCGCGTCGTTGCCCATGCCAAGCCGCGCTGGATCGGCGGTCCGCCCCGGCCTAACGAGATGACACAGATGCGCGGAATTTCGCTGCCGGGGTCGCTCGCCGAATATGTCGCGCTGCCGGCCAACTCGCTCGTGCCGGTACCGGCCCGTCTCTCTTTCGAGGCGGCGTCGACCCTGCCGATCGCCGCGACCACCGCCTGGAACGCCGTCCGCGCCGCCGATGTCGGGCCGGGCTCGGTCGTCGTGCTGCTCGGCACCGGCGGCGTCTCCATCTTCACCCTTCAGCTGGCGAAAGCCGCCGGCGCAACCGTCATCATCACTTCTTCGTCGGACGAGAAGCTGGAGCGGGCGAAGGCACTCGGCGCCGATCATCTCATCAACTACCGCGCGACGCCCGACTGGGACGGCAAGGTGCTGGAACTGACCGGCGGCCTCGGCGCCGACCTCGTCGTCGAGACCGCCGGCACCGCCACCTTCGCCCGCGCCGTCAACGCCACCGCGCCTGGCGGCACGCTGTTCACCATCGGTTTCGTCACCGGCGCCGAGGCCACGGTCGACCTGCTGCCGATCATCATCAAGGCGCTGAAGGTGGTCGGCAACAACACCGGGTCGGTATCTGACCTTCGCGCCGCCGTCCGCGCCATCGCCGCCGCCCGCATCGGCCCGGTCGTCGACAAGGTGTTCAGCCAGGAGCAGGCGGCCGAAGCCTACGCGCACATGTCGGCAGGCGGGCAGCATTTCGGCAAGCTTGCCTTTTCGTTGGAGTGGTAG
- a CDS encoding TetR/AcrR family transcriptional regulator: protein MTEQSQAIADEKREAAAPRPLRADAQRNRDRLVEVAAAAFAEHGVDASLEEIARQAGVGIGTLYRHFPTREHLVEVVYRREVEALCAAADDLASHHSADMALEQWMQRFVDYIATKRGLAASLRILFNTNSAVFSDMSGRVSLALRQLVEAAVAEGSIRSDVDASDVLHALGGIYSAPDTKDWRDRSRRLVKLLMDGLRFGAGKR from the coding sequence TTGACCGAGCAGTCGCAAGCAATTGCCGACGAGAAGCGCGAAGCCGCAGCGCCAAGGCCGCTGCGCGCCGATGCGCAGCGCAACCGCGACCGGCTGGTCGAGGTTGCGGCAGCGGCCTTTGCCGAGCACGGTGTCGATGCCTCGCTGGAGGAGATCGCGCGCCAGGCCGGCGTCGGCATCGGCACGCTCTACCGGCATTTCCCAACCCGCGAGCATCTGGTCGAAGTGGTCTACCGGCGTGAAGTCGAGGCGCTCTGTGCGGCGGCCGATGACCTCGCCAGCCACCATTCGGCCGACATGGCGCTGGAACAGTGGATGCAGCGCTTCGTCGACTACATCGCCACCAAGCGCGGCCTGGCGGCCAGCCTGCGCATCCTGTTCAACACGAATTCCGCCGTGTTCTCCGACATGTCGGGCCGGGTGTCGCTGGCCTTGCGGCAACTGGTCGAGGCGGCGGTGGCCGAAGGCTCGATCCGCAGCGACGTCGATGCCTCCGATGTGCTGCACGCACTCGGCGGCATCTACTCGGCCCCCGACACCAAGGACTGGCGCGACCGCTCGCGCCGGCTGGTCAAGCTGCTGATGGACGGGCTGCGGTTCGGGGCAGGGAAGAGGTGA